The genomic segment TTATGGGTTAGCGGGAACAGCTGGAAGTTCATTGCGTAAACCCTATCCATGCCTTCGTTCTGTGCAGCGATGGAAACGATTTTTTGCCTGAAATCAGCAATTTCCGCGATGATTTTTTCATAGCCTTCCTTGGTGACGCCAAAAATAACTTCGGAAAAGTTTCTTTCGGAAACAGGAACGGAATCCAGTGTATCAAGGGCGAGGGTTCCAATTTGCTTGTGCAGGGAACGGAGTGCTGCCGAGGTTACGGTCTTGTTTCCAGAGGATATGGAACGGTCTGTCTGGGCGTACGTACCATCGGGATTGACGGTAAGAAGCCCATTCTTGACTAGGAAGGCAAGAGAACTCTTGACGTCGTCTCCGGTTGTGTTGGGCAGCATGCGGCGAGCGATTTCGCTTGGCTTGGTGCTGGATACATTGGGAGCCAATTCTCTGAGTACAGGATTCAGCCAGGATGAGAAATAGGAGAACATGTTGTCGTCCAGAATCTTGACCTGGTACGTCTTTGAAAATTCATTAAGCTTAGCAAGATAGACTTGCTGTTCCTCGGCTTTTTTTGCTTGGTTGAATTTGACAAGGATTCTAAAGTAGTCCAGTTGGAACCCTTTCAACTCCATGGCCTTGGCGACTTGTTCGATGCCGTCGTCGCTCAGGGTAGACTTGCCTTGGCAAATCAGTTTAAGGTAGGAGGGTGAAGAAAAACCGGCCTGCTTTGCAAAAATACGCCAAGACAACAGGCGACGGGATTTCATCTCGTCGTAATAGTCCTGTATAAAGGCTCGGTAATTTTGATATTCAAGCACTGATTTCATTCAAATTAAAAGATACAAAAATGGACTAGGTTAGTCTAGTGTCCAAAACGTCTTTTAGAACTGAACTGTACAGGAGAAAATTCACGTTTTCCTTGTGAATTTCCGCGTTTTTCCTTATTATTTTCTTCACGACGGTTGCCTCGATTGTTTCCGCGTCCTTCTTGACGCTGGTCGTCACGGCGGGCGTTGCGCTGTTCATGGCGCGGTGTCCAGGTCTTGTCGCCGAATTCAGCTTGACGGCGTTCGCGGCGGGCGGAATTTTCCCAGCGGCCCTTTTCGCCTGATTTCTGCGGTACTATGGAAATTGCGCTGCGTTCTGCACGCTTTTGAAGATCACGTTCACGGAACTCGGGATTTTCCTCACGTTCCTTGCTGGGGCTGAAATTCTTGCCCTCGGCCATGGCGGTTCTGCTCAGCAGCAGGCGGCCGATCTTGCCTAACTTCAAACGTTCCAAGGTGGCGCGGATCTGCGGGCGGTTCTCGGG from the Fibrobacter sp. genome contains:
- a CDS encoding TIGR02147 family protein; the encoded protein is MKSVLEYQNYRAFIQDYYDEMKSRRLLSWRIFAKQAGFSSPSYLKLICQGKSTLSDDGIEQVAKAMELKGFQLDYFRILVKFNQAKKAEEQQVYLAKLNEFSKTYQVKILDDNMFSYFSSWLNPVLRELAPNVSSTKPSEIARRMLPNTTGDDVKSSLAFLVKNGLLTVNPDGTYAQTDRSISSGNKTVTSAALRSLHKQIGTLALDTLDSVPVSERNFSEVIFGVTKEGYEKIIAEIADFRQKIVSIAAQNEGMDRVYAMNFQLFPLTHKNTSKPSLKKKRSSDKESEPNEK